A portion of the Streptomyces coeruleoprunus genome contains these proteins:
- a CDS encoding EamA family transporter, with protein sequence MNDARTAEVPAVAAPETAAAAPSGRTPGRGGPAASVALVVGGALSVQFGAAVAVLIMPRTGPLGVVTLRLALAALVLLVVCRPRLRGYSRADWGTVVAFGAAMAGMNLCIYQAIDRIPLGAAVTLEVLGPLILSVVASRRWANAVWAGLALLGVALLSGGGFDRLDPLGAGFALAAGAMWATYIVFSARTGRRFPQADGLALAMAVGAVLSLPLGIAEAGTRLAVPSTLALGLAVAVLSSVLPYTLELIALRRLPASTFAVLMSLEPAVAALAGFLVLHQALSPLDALAIALVVAASIGAVRYRAGRRPGRSAATARSTPER encoded by the coding sequence GTGAACGACGCCCGCACCGCAGAGGTCCCGGCGGTCGCCGCCCCCGAGACGGCCGCGGCCGCCCCGAGCGGCCGGACACCGGGCCGGGGCGGCCCGGCCGCCTCCGTCGCCCTCGTCGTGGGCGGGGCGCTGAGCGTCCAGTTCGGTGCCGCCGTCGCCGTCCTGATCATGCCGCGCACCGGCCCGCTGGGCGTCGTCACGCTGCGCCTGGCGCTCGCCGCCCTGGTGCTGTTGGTGGTGTGCCGCCCGAGGCTGCGCGGATACAGCAGGGCCGACTGGGGCACGGTCGTCGCGTTCGGCGCGGCCATGGCGGGCATGAACCTCTGCATCTACCAGGCCATCGACCGCATCCCGCTGGGCGCCGCGGTGACGCTGGAGGTGCTGGGCCCGCTGATCCTCTCCGTGGTGGCCTCGCGCCGCTGGGCGAACGCCGTGTGGGCGGGCCTGGCGCTGCTGGGCGTGGCCCTGCTGAGCGGCGGCGGCTTCGACCGGCTGGACCCGCTGGGCGCCGGCTTCGCCCTCGCGGCGGGTGCCATGTGGGCGACGTACATCGTGTTCAGCGCCCGCACGGGCCGCCGCTTCCCGCAGGCGGACGGACTGGCGCTGGCCATGGCGGTCGGCGCGGTGCTGAGCCTCCCGCTGGGCATCGCGGAGGCGGGCACGAGGCTGGCCGTCCCGTCGACCCTGGCCCTCGGCCTGGCGGTGGCCGTGCTGTCCTCGGTCCTCCCGTACACCCTCGAGCTGATCGCCCTGCGCCGCCTGCCGGCCTCGACGTTCGCCGTCCTGATGAGCCTCGAACCGGCGGTCGCCGCCCTGGCCGGCTTCCTGGTCCTGCACCAGGCCCTGTCCCCGCTGGACGCGCTCGCGATCGCCCTGGTCGTCGCAGCGAGCATCGGCGCGGTGCGCTACCGGGCGGGGCGCCGGCCCGGGAGGTCGGCGGCTACTGCCAGAAGCACTCCTGAACGATGA
- a CDS encoding FAD-binding and (Fe-S)-binding domain-containing protein, translating into MDHRTDLDRALRKVVRGDVDFRAGARALVTMDASNYRRVPLGVVAPRDADDVAAALEVCRGFGVPVVARGGGTSIAGQATGTGVVLDFTRHLRGVLAVDPDARTAVVQPGVVLDRLRDAVRPYGLTFGPDPSTHSRCTLGGMIGNNACGSHSVAWGTTADNVHELDVLTYGGQALRLGRDGRGAPQGLDAFVRRNLALIRTGFPPGMPRRISGYALDALLPERGTDVARAFCGSEGTLGVVTAATVRLVEAPPARALAVLGYAEESAAAEAAPGLLAHGPLTVEGMAEDLVRDPAARNRLPKGAAWLFAETGGATPGQAQARAAALLRAADALDGIVVTDPAGQRVLWRVREDAAGTATRTPDGAEAWPGWEDCAVPPARLGPYLRDFRALLAAHGLRGTPYGHFGDGCIHVRIDFDLVTPDGVVRFRRFSEEMADLVAAHGGSLSGEHGDGQARAELLPKIYGEELVGRFGEFKDLWDPAGGLNPGMLARPSRLDENLRFDVLPREPVPVAFGYPDDGGDFTTAVRRCVGVAKCRVEGPSAGPGVMCPSFRATGEERHSTRGRARLLHEMLAGEVVTGGWRSPEVRDALDLCLACKGCRSDCPVGVDMATYKAEFLHHHYAGRPRPAAHYTMGGLPTLLRLAAPFAPVLNAAARVRPLAAAAKRLGGIARERDIPVLARETFRTWAAGRAVDGAPDAYVWPDTFTDHFSPSVGRAAVAVMEAAGLRVALPPGRVCCGLTYVSTGRLDRARTVMRRTLDTLGPALGAPLVVLEPSCAAALRTDLPELLADDPRARTLAGSVRTFAQALEELAPDWRPPRLDRPVAGQTHCHQHAVLGDAAERRLRERAGLTGELSGGCCGLAGNFGFERGHYEVSAACAEDQLLPAVRAAEPGTELLADGFSCRTQLAQTADRRARHLAEVLAEALAEGPRS; encoded by the coding sequence ATGGATCACCGTACGGATCTTGACCGCGCGCTGCGGAAAGTCGTGCGCGGTGATGTCGACTTCCGCGCCGGGGCCCGGGCCTTGGTGACCATGGACGCGTCCAACTACCGGCGCGTGCCCCTCGGGGTCGTCGCGCCCCGGGACGCGGACGACGTGGCGGCCGCGCTGGAGGTGTGCCGGGGGTTCGGCGTGCCCGTGGTGGCCCGTGGGGGCGGGACGTCCATCGCGGGGCAGGCCACCGGGACCGGGGTGGTGCTCGACTTCACCCGTCACCTGCGCGGGGTGCTCGCCGTGGACCCCGATGCCCGTACCGCCGTCGTACAGCCCGGCGTGGTGCTGGACCGGCTGCGGGACGCGGTGCGGCCGTACGGGCTGACGTTCGGGCCCGACCCGTCCACGCACAGCCGGTGCACCCTCGGCGGGATGATCGGCAACAACGCCTGCGGTTCGCACTCCGTGGCCTGGGGCACGACCGCCGACAACGTCCACGAGCTGGACGTGCTGACGTACGGAGGCCAGGCGCTGCGGCTCGGCCGCGACGGGCGCGGCGCGCCCCAAGGGCTCGACGCCTTCGTGCGGCGGAACCTCGCGCTCATCCGCACCGGCTTCCCACCCGGCATGCCGCGCCGCATCTCCGGCTACGCCCTCGACGCCCTGCTCCCGGAACGGGGCACGGACGTCGCCCGCGCCTTCTGCGGCAGCGAAGGCACCCTCGGCGTGGTCACCGCGGCGACCGTACGGCTCGTGGAGGCGCCGCCCGCCCGCGCCCTCGCCGTCCTCGGGTACGCCGAGGAGAGCGCCGCCGCCGAAGCGGCACCCGGCCTCCTCGCGCACGGCCCGCTCACCGTCGAGGGCATGGCCGAGGACCTGGTCCGCGACCCGGCCGCCCGCAACCGCCTCCCCAAGGGCGCCGCCTGGCTGTTCGCCGAGACCGGCGGCGCCACCCCCGGCCAGGCCCAGGCCCGTGCCGCCGCCCTCCTGCGCGCCGCCGACGCCCTGGACGGCATCGTCGTCACCGACCCCGCCGGGCAGCGCGTCCTGTGGCGCGTCCGGGAGGACGCCGCCGGCACCGCCACCCGCACCCCGGACGGCGCCGAGGCGTGGCCCGGCTGGGAGGACTGCGCCGTACCGCCCGCCCGCCTCGGCCCGTACCTGCGGGACTTCCGTGCCCTGCTCGCCGCGCACGGGCTGCGCGGCACGCCGTACGGCCACTTCGGCGACGGCTGCATCCACGTCCGCATCGACTTCGACCTCGTCACGCCGGACGGGGTGGTCCGCTTCCGGCGCTTCTCGGAGGAGATGGCCGACCTCGTCGCCGCCCACGGCGGCTCCCTCTCCGGCGAGCACGGCGACGGGCAGGCGCGCGCGGAGCTGCTGCCGAAGATCTACGGGGAGGAACTCGTCGGCCGGTTCGGCGAGTTCAAGGACCTCTGGGACCCTGCCGGTGGCCTGAACCCCGGCATGCTCGCCCGGCCCTCCCGCCTCGACGAGAACCTGCGCTTCGACGTCCTGCCGCGCGAGCCCGTGCCCGTGGCCTTCGGCTACCCGGACGACGGCGGCGACTTCACGACCGCCGTGCGCCGCTGCGTCGGCGTCGCCAAGTGCCGTGTGGAGGGCCCGAGTGCGGGGCCGGGCGTGATGTGCCCGTCGTTCCGGGCCACCGGCGAGGAGCGGCACTCGACGCGCGGGCGCGCCCGGCTGCTGCACGAGATGCTGGCCGGCGAGGTGGTGACCGGTGGCTGGCGCTCCCCGGAGGTGCGCGACGCGCTCGACCTGTGCCTGGCGTGCAAGGGCTGCCGCAGCGACTGTCCGGTGGGCGTCGACATGGCCACGTACAAGGCGGAGTTCCTGCACCACCACTACGCGGGCCGGCCGCGGCCCGCCGCCCACTACACGATGGGCGGCCTGCCGACGCTGCTGCGGCTCGCCGCACCCTTCGCCCCCGTGCTGAACGCCGCCGCCCGCGTACGGCCCCTCGCGGCGGCCGCCAAGCGGCTGGGCGGGATCGCCCGGGAGCGGGACATCCCGGTCCTGGCGCGGGAGACGTTCCGTACGTGGGCCGCGGGGCGTGCCGTGGACGGCGCCCCGGACGCGTACGTCTGGCCCGACACGTTCACCGACCACTTCTCGCCCTCGGTGGGCCGCGCGGCCGTCGCGGTCATGGAGGCGGCGGGCCTCCGGGTCGCCCTGCCGCCGGGGCGGGTCTGCTGCGGTCTGACGTACGTGTCGACCGGCCGCCTCGACCGGGCCCGTACGGTGATGCGCCGCACCCTCGACACCCTCGGCCCCGCCCTCGGCGCGCCGCTGGTGGTCCTGGAGCCGAGCTGCGCGGCCGCCCTGCGCACGGACCTCCCGGAACTGCTGGCCGACGACCCCCGGGCCCGTACCCTGGCCGGCTCGGTACGGACCTTCGCCCAGGCCTTGGAGGAGCTGGCCCCCGACTGGCGCCCGCCGCGCCTGGACCGGCCGGTGGCCGGCCAGACCCACTGCCACCAGCACGCCGTCCTGGGCGACGCCGCCGAGCGCCGGCTGCGCGAGCGCGCGGGCCTCACCGGCGAGCTGAGCGGCGGCTGCTGCGGCCTGGCCGGGAACTTCGGCTTCGAGCGCGGCCACTACGAGGTGTCGGCGGCCTGCGCGGAGGACCAGCTCCTGCCGGCGGTACGGGCGGCGGAGCCCGGCACGGAACTGCTGGCGGACGGCTTCTCGTGCCGTACACAGCTGGCGCAGACGGCGGACCGGCGGGCCCGCCATCTGGCGGAGGTACTGGCGGAGGCGCTCGCCGAGGGCCCGCGCTCCTGA